One Rosa chinensis cultivar Old Blush chromosome 5, RchiOBHm-V2, whole genome shotgun sequence genomic region harbors:
- the LOC112165429 gene encoding LOW QUALITY PROTEIN: phototropin-1 (The sequence of the model RefSeq protein was modified relative to this genomic sequence to represent the inferred CDS: inserted 2 bases in 2 codons): MQRRRRSEMEDEHSETPASLIPPLPRDSRGSLEVFNPSSSTRPTSPPPFRPSQPASWNTWIDPRDPKPDPPPNASSKSGRDGDGTITSWMALKDXPPTPPPPSKPSKQSQQSPPLIQQTISASVNDKPTPEQSDAAQRAAEWGLVLKTDTETGKPQGVTTRNSGGPEDPSHKPGTSRRNSNNSVRSSGELSDDGGGGGGGKGFPRASEDLKNVLSTFQQTFVVSDATKPDYPIMYASAGFFKMTGYTSKEVIGRNCRFLQGADTDPDDVAQLREALQKNTSYCGRLLNYKKDGTPFWNLLTIAPIKDETGKVLKFIGMQVEVSKHTEGSKDKMLRPNGLPESLIRYDARQKEMATHSVTELVQAVRRPRSLGESTNRPFRKSGGGGRGEEVIEALARRNSESLPRRNSENVAPPRRNSLGDAKISMQCINEVPEKKQKKSRRRSFMGVIRKSQTQSQTDDDTFDNFGDSENVRDDSDNDEGPMSLEDKARKKEMRKGMDLATTLERIEKNFVITDPRLPDNPIIFASDSFLELTEYSREEILGRNCRFLQGPETDPVTVKKIREAIDNQTDVTVQLINYTKSGKKFWNVFHLQPMRDQKGEVQYFIGVQLDGSQHIEPLHNSIPEATAKESEKLVKETAVNVDEAARELPDANMKPEDLWMNHSKVVHPKPHRRDXPPWRAIQKILDSGEQIGLKHFKPIRPLGSGDTGSVHLVQLCGTDQYYAMKAMDKGIMLNRNKVHRACAEREILDMLDHPFLPALYASFQTKTHVCLITDYYPGGELFLLLDSQPTKVLKEDSVRFYIAEVVVALEYLHCQGIIYRDLKPENVLLQSSGHVTLTDFDLSCLTSCKPQLLIPTINEKKRHHKGQQNPIFMAEPMRASNSFVGTEEYIAPEIITGAGHSSAVDWWALGILIYEMLYGYTPFRGKTRQKTFANILHKDLKFPGSIPASLQAKQLMYRLLHRDPRNRLGSQEGASEIKRHPFFRGVNWALVRCMSPPQLDAPLVGTTEAEKGAKLVDPEMQDLQTNIF, from the exons atgcagagaagaagaagatcagaaATGGAAGACGAACATTCCGAAACGCCAGCCTCACTCATTCCCCCACTCCCAAGAGACTCCCGCGGCTCCCTCGAAGTCTTCAACCCCTCCTCCTCCACCCGACCCACCAGCCCCCCACCCTTCCGACCTTCCCAACCCGCCTCCTGGAATACCTGGATCGACCCACGTGACCCCAAACCCGACCCGCCACCAAACGCCTCCTCCAAGTCCGGCCGCGACGGCGACGGCACCATCACCTCATGGATGGCCCTCAAGG TTCCCCCAACTCCACCGCCGCCGTCCAAGCCTTCCAAACAGTCCCAGCAATCCCCGCCGCTCATCCAGCAGACCATCTCCGCCTCGGTCAACGACAAGCCAACGCCGGAGCAGAGCGACGCCGCGCAGAGGGCCGCCGAGTGGGGATTGGTTCTGAAGACGGACACGGAGACGGGGAAGCCGCAGGGAGTGACCACCCGGAACTCGGGCGGACCCGAAGACCCGAGCCACAAACCGGGTACCTCCAGAAGAAACTCCAACAACTCGGTCCGGAGCTCCGGGGAGTTGTCTGACgacggcggcggcggaggaggaggaaaagGGTTTCCGAGAGCTTCGGAGGACTTGAAGAACGTGCTGTCGACGTTTCAGCAGACGTTCGTGGTGTCGGATGCTACCAAACCCGATTACCCGATCATGTACGCCAGCGCCGGGTTTTTCAAGATGACCGGGTACACCTCCAAGGAGGTCATCGGCAGGAACTG CCGGTTTTTGCAGGGAGCGGATACGGACCCGGACGACGTGGCGCAGCTGAGGGAGGCTTTGCAGAAGAACACGAGCTATTGCGGTCGGTTGTTGAATTATAAGAAAGATGGGACCCCTTTTTGGAATTTACTTACTATTGCTCCTATCAAGGACGAAACTGGGAAGGTCCTCAAATTCATTGG aatGCAAGTGGAGGTGAGCAAGCACACTGAGGGGTCCAAGGATAAGATGCTGCGCCCCAATGGATTGCCTGAATCTCTCATTCGATATGATG CTCGTCAGAAAGAGATGGCTACACATTCAGTAACTGAGCTTGTGCAAGCAGTGAGGAGACCGAGGTCACTTGGTGAATCGACAAATCGTCCCTTTAGAAAGTCCGGAGGTGGCGGTAGGGGAGAGGAGGTAATAGAAGCTCTTGCGAGGAGAAACTCCGAGAGTTTGCCTAGGAGAAACTCAGAGAATGTGGCACCACCTAGACGTAACTCACTTGGGGATGCTAAAATCTCAATGCAGTGTATCAATGAGGTTCCtgaaaagaaacagaagaaatcTAGACGGCGCTCTTTCATGGG GGTTATTCGGAAAAGTCAAACTCAAAGCCAAACCGATGATGATACATTTGACAACTTTGGAGATTCTGAGAATGTCCGTGATGACAGTGACAATGATGAGGGACCTATGAGTCTTGAAGATAAAGCGAGGAAGAAGGAAATGAGGAAGGGTATGGATCTTGCTACGACGCTGGAACGTATAGAGAAAAACTTTGTCATTACTGATCCAAGGCTGCCTGATAATCCCATT ATATTTGCATCCGATAGCTTCTTAGAGCTAACGGAGTACAGCCGCGAGGAAATATTGGGAAGAAATTGCAG ATTCCTTCAAGGACCTGAGACTGATCCAGTAACTGTGAAAAAAATAAGAGAGGCAATTGACAACCAGACTGACGTGACTGTACAACTCATCAATTACACGAAAAGCG GCAAAAAATTCTGGAATGTCTTTCATCTGCAGCCTATGCGTGATCAAAAG GGAGAAGTACAGTATTTTATTGGAGTACAACTTGATGGCAGTCAGCACATTGAGCCTCTGCATAACTCTATTCCTGAAGCTACAGCAAAAGAGAGTGAAAAACTG GTCAAAGAGACTGCAGTTAATGTTGATGAGGCGGCAAGAGAACTTCCAGATGCCAATATG AAACCAGAAGATTTATGGATGAATCATTCGAAGGTCGTTCATCCAAAGCCTCATAGAAGGG AGCCCCCTTGGAGAGCTATTCAAAAG ATTCTAGACAGTGGAGAACAGATAGGATTGAAACATTTTAAGCCTATAAGGCCCTTGGGATCTGGTGATACTGGCAG TGTGCATTTGGTCCAATTGTGTGGAACTGATCAGTACTACGCCATGAAGGCTATGGATAAGGGTATCATGCTCAATAGGAACAAG GTGCACAGAGCTTGTGCGGAGAGAGAAATCCTCGACATGTTGGATCACCCTTTTCTTCCTGCATTGTATGCTTCGTTTCAG ACCAAAACACATGTTTGCCTGATCACTGATTACTACCCTGGTGGAGAACTCTTCCTACTTTTGGACAGCCAACCAACGAAGGTCCTGAAGGAAGATTCAGTGAG ATTTTATATTGCAGAGGTAGTTGTTGCCTTGGAGTATCTTCACTGTCAAG GGATAATTTACAGGGATTTGAAGCCTGAAAATGTTTTACTTCAGAGCAGTGGGCACGTAACCCTGACCGATTTTGATTTATCGTGTTTGACATCTTGCAAACCACAG CTTTTAATTCCTACCATAAACGAAAAGAAAAGGCATCACAAAGGTCAACAGAATCCAATCTTCATGGCTGAACCAATGAGAGCATCAAATTCTTTTGTTGGCACGGAAGAGTACATCGCTCCG GAAATCATAACTGGAGCTGGCCATTCTAGTGCAGTAGACTGGTGGGCTCTTG gtattCTTATATATGAAATGCTCTATGGATATACACCATTTAGGGGAAAGACAAGGCAAAAGACGTTCGCCAATATTCTTCACAAGGATCTCAAATTTCCAGGAAGTATACCG GCAAGTCTCCAAGCAAAACAGTTAATGTATCGGTTGTTGCATCGTGATCCCAGAAACAGATTGGGGTCTCAGGAAGGGGCAAGCGAAATTAAGCGTCACCCTTTCTTTCGGGGTGTCAACTGGGCTCTAGTTCGCTGCATG AGCCCTCCCCAACTCGATGCTCCTCTCGTCGGGACAACTGAAGCTGAAAAGGGTGCTAAGCTTGTGGATCCTGAGATGCAAGATCTACAAACAAATATCTTCTAA
- the LOC112167492 gene encoding LOW QUALITY PROTEIN: BTB/POZ domain-containing protein At5g60050 (The sequence of the model RefSeq protein was modified relative to this genomic sequence to represent the inferred CDS: inserted 1 base in 1 codon), with protein MAAENALKSKEVSAMIKQGFISDQTLSFSPSRPTNSKLHSPNSKTLSSPPFSPAAAPTQQLTRPSQSQTLYEMMSDEQHRDSKHSDRNLHQKVHKLLXNGAVSEPQLGGLVSGDVRLTVVAKDGFRVSMDVHKSVLASKSRFFAEKLRKDRGVSHCVEISDCDDVEVYVETVVLMYCEDLKKRLMGEEVSRVLGLLKVSAALMFDEGIASCLEYLEAVPWSEEEEEKVKSQLGELQLHDSASDQVLLRVSSEPSTSARADEILSRLLTGVLQAKDDRARREMKTLISRLLREDAANDGNRLDVSKETLYNLCHRCLSSLVLCLSEATGMDEKRDRGVLMAEIAREADNMQWIVDIMVDKKMGEDFVKLWADQKELAVLHSTIPIMYRHEISRITAQLCIAIGSRHLLVPKDTRFSLLSTWLEALYEDFGWMRRASRSVDKKLVEEGLSQTILTLPLHQQQAIMLNWFDRFLNKGDDCPNIQKAFEVWWRRAFIKHVAEQENHRLQITVCDYPS; from the exons ATGGCGGCCGAGAACGCACTGAAATCCAAAGAGGTCTCGGCGATGATCAAACAGGGCTTCATTTCCGATCAAACCCTCTCGTTCTCGCCGTCAAGACCCACCAATTCCAAGCTCCACTCCCCCAACTCCAAAACCCTATCCTCTCCTCCCTTCTCCCCCGCCGCGGCGCCGACTCAGCAATTGACTCGGCCGAGTCAGTCCCAGACCCTGTACGAGATGATGTCCGACGAGCAGCACCGGGATTCCAAGCACTCGGACCGGAATCTCCACCAGAAAGTCCACAAGCTCC GAAACGGCGCCGTTTCGGAACCCCAATTGGGGGGGCTGGTTTCTGGTGATGTGAGGCTCACGGTGGTGGCCAAGGACGGGTTTAGAGTCTCAATGGATGTGCACAAGAGTGTTCTGGCTTCGAAAAGCCGGTTTTTCGCCGAAAAGCTTAGGAAAGATAGAGGGGTTTCACATTGTGTGGAGATTTCTGACTGTGATGATGTGGAGGTGTATGTGGAAACTGTGGTGTTGATGTACTGTGAGGATTTGAAGAAGAGGTTGATGGGTGAGGAGGTCTCCAGGGTTTTGGGTTTGCTAAAG GTCTCTGCGGCTCTCATGTTTGATGAGGGCATTGCCTCATGCTTGGAGTATTTGGAAGCGGTTCCGTGGtccgaggaggaagaggagaaagtTAAATCTCAACTCGGTGAACTTCAGCTTCATGACTCGGCCAGTGATCAAGTTTTGCTCAGAGTATCCTCTGAACCATCCACGTCTGCTAGAGCTGATGAAATCTTATCGAGACTGCTCACTGGTGTTCTTCAAGCGAAAGATGATAGAGCTCGTCGAGAAATGAAGACTCTCATTTCCAGGTTGCTTAGAGAAGATGCAGCGAATGACGGCAATAGGCTTGATGTGTCTAAAGAAACCCTTTACAATCTTTGCCATAGATGCTTGAGTTCCCTTGTTCTGTGCTTATCCGAAGCTACAGGCATGGATGAAAAGCGGGATCGCGGGGTATTGATGGCTGAGATAGCAAGAGAGGCTGATAACATGCAGTGGATTGTTGATATTATGGTAGACAAGAAAATGGGTGAAGATTTTGTGAAATTATGGGCGGATCAGAAGGAGCTTGCAGTCCTCCACTCAACGATTCCGATCATGTACCGACATGAAATCAGCAGAATCACAGCTCAGCTATGCATCGCGATTGGGAGTAGACATTTGCTGGTGCCCAAAGACACAAGATTTTCTTTGCTTTCGACATGGCTGGAAGCTCTTTATGAGGACTTCGGATGGATGAGGAGGGCTTCGAGATCTGTTGACAAGAAACTTGTTGAAGAGGGTCTAAGCCAAACGATTCTTACACTTCCTTTGCATCAACAACAGGCTATAATGCTTAATTGGTTTGACCGGTTTCTAAACAAGGGAGATGACTGTCCCAACATTCAGAAGGCGTTTGAAGTTTGGTGGAGGAGAGCTTTCATCAAACATGTGGCAGAGCAGGAAAATCATAGGTTGCAAATTACTGTTTGTGATTATCCCAGTTGA